In the genome of Triticum urartu cultivar G1812 chromosome 5, Tu2.1, whole genome shotgun sequence, one region contains:
- the LOC125508577 gene encoding ATPase family AAA domain-containing protein FIGL1 isoform X1 has protein sequence MPEQPHDADSSSSASQTNWRKEVDGLLRRMHSLLFGADAALERGDAAAAQVLVLRLLGFLDSQTLSAYTGPEAAFVAPIRAAASSRLAAASRVGASDSDRAAFELAKKNAGCVFPKQGDVSNEKMKCSKYFQAFHEKSKGNVADQQNSACEKFTIQGGPHIEESPAGIDNEKLSIGASKLMAQSKITSLYGNKFLKANSVSDKNMFKSEGNMSKEFACVENEIRTNKNDNTRPAYLGVEEDKKHCGPLQTSKRKHTGFRSPICEHADSLLNQDEADAPANGFVTARIKLAMDTVQKHGHNGHQGASVSPQCDNNLSTRNYGVRPSWNSRRGPRGNFVPPIRNNGGSACNAINSRGVAGKNDDSMEDTIKKCLEMLCGPDGELPEKLRNLEPRLIEHVSNEIMDKDPNVRWDDIAGLDHAKKCVTEMVIWPLLRPDIFRGCRSPGRGLLLFGPPGTGKTMIGKAIAGEAKATFFYISASSLTSKWIGEGEKLVRALFGVACCRQPAVIFVDEIDSLLSQRKSDGEHESSRRLKTQFLIEMEGFDSGNEQILLIGATNRPQELDEAARRRLTKRLYIPLPSSEARTWIIRNLLEKDGLFKLSEKETGVICKLTEGYSGSDMKNLVKDASMGPLREALQQGVEITKLNKEEVRPVMLKDFEAALQEVRPSVSTSELGIYEEWNMQFGSLSI, from the exons ATGCCGGAGCAACCCCACGATGCCGATTCCTCCTCCTCCGCCAGCCAGACGAACTGGCGGAAGGAGGTGGATGGGCTGCTTCGGCGGATGCACTCCCTCCTCTTCGGCGCCGACGCCGCGCTCGAGCGCGGggatgcggcggcggcgcaggttCTCGTGCTCCGCCTCCTCGGCTTCCTCGATTCCCAGACCCTCTCCGCCTACACGGGCCCTGAAGCCGCCTTCGTCGCGCCCATCCGCGCCGCAGCCTCTTCCCGTCTCGCCGCTGCCTCCCGCGTTGGCGCCTCCGACTCGGACCG TGCAGCGTTTGAGCTCGCAAAAAAGAATGCTGGTTGTGTTTTTCCAAAGCAAGGCGACGTTAGCAATGAAAAGATGAAGTGTTCAAAGTATTTTCAGGCTTTTCATGAGAAATCCAAAGGAAATGTTGCTGATCAACAG AACTCAGCTTGCGAGAAGTTCACGATTCAAGGGGGTCCACATATTGAGGAAAGCCCAGCTGGCATAGACAATGAGAAGCTTAGCATTGGGGCTTCAAAATTGATGGCACAATCAAAAATAACATCATTGTACGGTAACAAGTTCTTGAAGGCAAATAGTGTGTCAGACAAGAATATGTTCAAATCAGAGGGGAACATGTCTAAAGAGTTTGCTTGTGTTGAGAATGAGATCAGAACAAATAAAAATGATAACACACGTCCTGCTTATCTGGGGGTTGAAGAGGATAAGAAACATTGTGGGCCATTGCAGACTTCAAAACGAAAGCATACAGGGTTCAGAAGTCCTATATGTGAACATGCGGATTCTCTATTAAACCAAGATGAAGCTGATGCTCCTGCCAATGGGTTTGTGACTGCTAGGATAAAGTTG GCGATGGACACTGTGCAAAAGCATGGGcataatggccaccaaggtgCTTCTGTATCTCCGCAATGTGATAACAACCTTAGTACACGGAATTATGGTGTGAGGCCAAGCTGGAATTCTCGTCGTGGACCACGTGGTAATTTTGTCCCCCCTATCCGAAACAATGGTGGATCTGCTTGCAACGCAATCAACTCACGAGGAGTTGCTGGAAAAAATGATGATTCCATGGAAGATACAATAAAAAAATG CTTAGAAATGCTTTGTGGCCCTGATGGTGAGCTTCCTGAGAAGTTGAGGAATTTGGAACCTCGCCTTATTGAGCATGTTAGTAACGAAATAATGGATAAAGACCCTAATGTTCGCTGGGATGACATAG CTGGTTTGGATCATGCAAAGAAGTGTGTGACAGAGATGGTTATTTGGCCCCTACTGCGTCCAGACATCTTTCGTGGTTGTCGGTCACCTGGAAGAGGACTACTACTATTTGGACCTCCT GGAACAGGCAAAACCATGATTGGAAAAGCAATTGCTGGTGAGGCTAAGGCAACATTTTTCTACATATCTGCAAGTTCACTCACGAGCAAATGG ATTGGCGAGGGCGAAAAGCTAGTCCGGGCACTATTTGGTGTAGCCTGTTGTCGTCAGCCTGCTGTCATATTTGTGGATGAGATTGATTCACTACTATCTCAG CGCAAATCAGATGGTGAACATGAATCAAGTAGGAGGTTAAAAACACAGTTTCTAATTGAGATGGAAGGTTTTGACAGTGGAAACGAGCAAATTTTACTTATAG GAGCAACAAACAGACCTCAAGAATTAGATGAAGCAGCACGCAGGCGACTGACAAAGCGTCTATACATCCCCCTTCCTTCATCAG AAGCACGTACTTGGATAATTCGCAATCTATTGGAAAAGGATGGCCTTTTCAAGCTCTCAGAGAAAGAAACAGGTGTCATCTGCAAGTTAACAGAAG GTTACTCGGGATCTGATATGAAAAATCTTGTGAAAGATGCCTCAATGGGGCCACTGAGAGAAGCTCTCCAACAGGGTGTTGAAATCACAAAGCTCAACAAGGAGGAAGTGCGTCCGGTGATGCTCAAG GACTTTGAGGCTGCTCTGCAGGAGGTCAGACCTTCTGTTTCCACAAGCGAATTGGGGATTTATGAAGAATGGAACATGCAGTTTGGCAGCCTATCAATCTAA
- the LOC125508577 gene encoding ATPase family AAA domain-containing protein FIGL1 isoform X2, translating to MPIPPPPPARRTGGRRWMGCFGGCTPSSSAPTPRSSAGMRRRRRFSCSASSASSIPRPSPPTRALKPPSSRPSAPQPLPVSPLPPALAPPTRTAFELAKKNAGCVFPKQGDVSNEKMKCSKYFQAFHEKSKGNVADQQNSACEKFTIQGGPHIEESPAGIDNEKLSIGASKLMAQSKITSLYGNKFLKANSVSDKNMFKSEGNMSKEFACVENEIRTNKNDNTRPAYLGVEEDKKHCGPLQTSKRKHTGFRSPICEHADSLLNQDEADAPANGFVTARIKLAMDTVQKHGHNGHQGASVSPQCDNNLSTRNYGVRPSWNSRRGPRGNFVPPIRNNGGSACNAINSRGVAGKNDDSMEDTIKKCLEMLCGPDGELPEKLRNLEPRLIEHVSNEIMDKDPNVRWDDIAGLDHAKKCVTEMVIWPLLRPDIFRGCRSPGRGLLLFGPPGTGKTMIGKAIAGEAKATFFYISASSLTSKWIGEGEKLVRALFGVACCRQPAVIFVDEIDSLLSQRKSDGEHESSRRLKTQFLIEMEGFDSGNEQILLIGATNRPQELDEAARRRLTKRLYIPLPSSEARTWIIRNLLEKDGLFKLSEKETGVICKLTEGYSGSDMKNLVKDASMGPLREALQQGVEITKLNKEEVRPVMLKDFEAALQEVRPSVSTSELGIYEEWNMQFGSLSI from the exons ATGCCGATTCCTCCTCCTCCGCCAGCCAGACGAACTGGCGGAAGGAGGTGGATGGGCTGCTTCGGCGGATGCACTCCCTCCTCTTCGGCGCCGACGCCGCGCTCGAGCGCGGggatgcggcggcggcgcaggttCTCGTGCTCCGCCTCCTCGGCTTCCTCGATTCCCAGACCCTCTCCGCCTACACGGGCCCTGAAGCCGCCTTCGTCGCGCCCATCCGCGCCGCAGCCTCTTCCCGTCTCGCCGCTGCCTCCCGCGTTGGCGCCTCCGACTCGGACCG CGTTTGAGCTCGCAAAAAAGAATGCTGGTTGTGTTTTTCCAAAGCAAGGCGACGTTAGCAATGAAAAGATGAAGTGTTCAAAGTATTTTCAGGCTTTTCATGAGAAATCCAAAGGAAATGTTGCTGATCAACAG AACTCAGCTTGCGAGAAGTTCACGATTCAAGGGGGTCCACATATTGAGGAAAGCCCAGCTGGCATAGACAATGAGAAGCTTAGCATTGGGGCTTCAAAATTGATGGCACAATCAAAAATAACATCATTGTACGGTAACAAGTTCTTGAAGGCAAATAGTGTGTCAGACAAGAATATGTTCAAATCAGAGGGGAACATGTCTAAAGAGTTTGCTTGTGTTGAGAATGAGATCAGAACAAATAAAAATGATAACACACGTCCTGCTTATCTGGGGGTTGAAGAGGATAAGAAACATTGTGGGCCATTGCAGACTTCAAAACGAAAGCATACAGGGTTCAGAAGTCCTATATGTGAACATGCGGATTCTCTATTAAACCAAGATGAAGCTGATGCTCCTGCCAATGGGTTTGTGACTGCTAGGATAAAGTTG GCGATGGACACTGTGCAAAAGCATGGGcataatggccaccaaggtgCTTCTGTATCTCCGCAATGTGATAACAACCTTAGTACACGGAATTATGGTGTGAGGCCAAGCTGGAATTCTCGTCGTGGACCACGTGGTAATTTTGTCCCCCCTATCCGAAACAATGGTGGATCTGCTTGCAACGCAATCAACTCACGAGGAGTTGCTGGAAAAAATGATGATTCCATGGAAGATACAATAAAAAAATG CTTAGAAATGCTTTGTGGCCCTGATGGTGAGCTTCCTGAGAAGTTGAGGAATTTGGAACCTCGCCTTATTGAGCATGTTAGTAACGAAATAATGGATAAAGACCCTAATGTTCGCTGGGATGACATAG CTGGTTTGGATCATGCAAAGAAGTGTGTGACAGAGATGGTTATTTGGCCCCTACTGCGTCCAGACATCTTTCGTGGTTGTCGGTCACCTGGAAGAGGACTACTACTATTTGGACCTCCT GGAACAGGCAAAACCATGATTGGAAAAGCAATTGCTGGTGAGGCTAAGGCAACATTTTTCTACATATCTGCAAGTTCACTCACGAGCAAATGG ATTGGCGAGGGCGAAAAGCTAGTCCGGGCACTATTTGGTGTAGCCTGTTGTCGTCAGCCTGCTGTCATATTTGTGGATGAGATTGATTCACTACTATCTCAG CGCAAATCAGATGGTGAACATGAATCAAGTAGGAGGTTAAAAACACAGTTTCTAATTGAGATGGAAGGTTTTGACAGTGGAAACGAGCAAATTTTACTTATAG GAGCAACAAACAGACCTCAAGAATTAGATGAAGCAGCACGCAGGCGACTGACAAAGCGTCTATACATCCCCCTTCCTTCATCAG AAGCACGTACTTGGATAATTCGCAATCTATTGGAAAAGGATGGCCTTTTCAAGCTCTCAGAGAAAGAAACAGGTGTCATCTGCAAGTTAACAGAAG GTTACTCGGGATCTGATATGAAAAATCTTGTGAAAGATGCCTCAATGGGGCCACTGAGAGAAGCTCTCCAACAGGGTGTTGAAATCACAAAGCTCAACAAGGAGGAAGTGCGTCCGGTGATGCTCAAG GACTTTGAGGCTGCTCTGCAGGAGGTCAGACCTTCTGTTTCCACAAGCGAATTGGGGATTTATGAAGAATGGAACATGCAGTTTGGCAGCCTATCAATCTAA